Proteins encoded together in one Telopea speciosissima isolate NSW1024214 ecotype Mountain lineage chromosome 4, Tspe_v1, whole genome shotgun sequence window:
- the LOC122658878 gene encoding uncharacterized protein LOC122658878: MGMSGCRVIFSHFLLLSVAAIVININQARFAHGLVEHNSNSTMMPLIKPGMVGSVVLNETRRRLGTFQICALCTCCGGPKGLCLPSPCCYAINCNIPNRPFGFCSFTPKTCNCFGCHL, encoded by the exons ATGGGTATGTCTGGTTGTAGAGTTATCTTCTCTCACTTCCTCTTACTGTCCGTTGCTGCTATTGTCATCAATATCAATCAAGCAAGGTTTGCCCAT GGGTTGGTGGAGCATAACAGTAACTCTACAATGATGCCTTTGATCAAGCCTGGAATGGTTGGGTCTGTGGTGCTAAATGAGACTCGTCGGCGGTTGGGAACCTTCCAGATATGCGCTCTGTGTACTTGCTGTGGTGGGCCGAAAGGGCTCTGCTTGCCCTCTCCTTGCTGCTATGCCATCAACTGCAACATCCCAAACAGGCCATTTGGTTTCTGCTCCTTTACACCCAAGACCTGTAATTGCTTTGGATGCCATCTTTGA